The Fodinibius salinus genome includes a window with the following:
- a CDS encoding replication-associated recombination protein A codes for MDLFNEDDGQADSQQSDFVNPHEPLATRMRPRSLEEFVGQDHIVGEGKMLRRMIESGVIGSLIFHGPPSSGKTTLAHVISREINAQYIELNAVLDGIKDLRKVVAKAEKMQQMNEQKTILFVDEIHRWNKAQQDALLPHLESGVITLIGATTENPFYSMVSPLLSRCQLFELYDLTTDHVLTMIDRSLEDEERGLGNKSIEVTDEAKAHLAEFAGGDIRNAINALEVAVLSSDADDDGTIHIDLDIAKECIQRRGVRYDGTGDEHYHYASAFIKSMRGSDTDAALYWMVAMLEGGEDPNFLFRRMLILASEDVGMATPHALSVVNAAHEAFTKCGMPEGLYFLAHACIYLSLCPKSNSTGAIFSVRSHIREAGIDPVPPHLRDKTANSKQSRYLGVENASDDYHYPHSYDHHWIPQQYLPQELANEEWYEPGTIGREGKLWDRLEKIKQAYAKAQNK; via the coding sequence ATGGATCTGTTTAACGAGGATGATGGGCAAGCTGATAGCCAGCAATCCGATTTTGTAAATCCGCATGAGCCGCTGGCTACGCGCATGCGTCCCCGATCGCTGGAGGAGTTTGTAGGCCAGGACCACATCGTGGGAGAGGGCAAAATGCTGCGGCGGATGATCGAATCCGGGGTGATTGGTTCGCTTATTTTCCATGGACCGCCCAGTTCCGGCAAGACGACGCTGGCCCATGTTATTTCGCGTGAAATTAATGCCCAGTATATAGAGCTGAACGCCGTACTCGATGGCATTAAAGATCTGCGAAAAGTGGTGGCCAAGGCCGAAAAAATGCAGCAAATGAATGAGCAAAAGACCATTCTTTTTGTGGATGAAATTCACCGGTGGAATAAAGCCCAGCAGGATGCGCTGCTACCACACCTGGAGTCGGGCGTTATTACGCTGATTGGAGCTACTACCGAAAATCCATTTTATTCGATGGTGAGTCCGCTGTTATCGCGATGCCAGCTTTTTGAGTTGTATGACCTTACCACCGATCACGTGCTTACTATGATTGATCGATCCCTTGAAGATGAAGAACGGGGATTAGGTAATAAGTCCATTGAAGTGACCGATGAGGCTAAAGCCCATTTGGCAGAATTTGCTGGCGGAGACATCCGCAATGCTATTAATGCACTGGAAGTGGCGGTACTGTCGAGTGATGCAGATGATGACGGTACTATCCATATTGATTTAGATATTGCCAAAGAGTGTATCCAGCGGCGAGGCGTTCGCTATGATGGTACCGGTGATGAGCATTACCATTATGCTTCAGCTTTTATTAAATCGATGCGAGGTTCCGATACTGATGCAGCCCTGTACTGGATGGTGGCGATGCTAGAAGGGGGCGAAGACCCGAACTTTCTGTTTCGGCGAATGCTTATTCTTGCCTCTGAGGATGTAGGGATGGCCACACCGCACGCTCTTTCGGTGGTTAATGCAGCACATGAAGCCTTCACAAAATGTGGTATGCCCGAAGGGCTTTATTTTTTGGCGCACGCCTGTATCTATTTGTCGCTTTGCCCCAAGAGTAACAGTACCGGGGCTATTTTTTCAGTGCGTAGTCATATTCGCGAAGCGGGAATAGACCCCGTGCCGCCGCACCTGCGGGACAAGACAGCAAATTCTAAACAATCTCGTTATTTGGGCGTAGAAAATGCATCCGATGATTATCACTATCCCCATTCGTACGATCATCATTGGATTCCACAACAATATTTGCCCCAGGAATTGGCCAACGAAGAATGGTATGAGCCCGGAACTATTGGCCGCGAAGGGAAGCTTTGGGATCGGCTTGAAAAGATCAAGCAGGCCTATGCTAAAGCACAGAATAAGTAG
- a CDS encoding acyl-CoA carboxylase subunit beta: MASEKPDNKVEWLKQKRKDAKKGGGEERIQKQHDKGKLTARERIDLLLDDGSFEEVDPFVTHRSEKFGLDEKKIAGDGVVTGFGKVHGRPIYVFSQDFTVIGGSLSETHAEKICKIMDMAMKNGVPVIGLNDSGGARIQEGVSSLGGYAEVFYRNSMASGVVPQFSAVMGPCAGGAVYSPALTDFVFMVKNTSYMFVTGPNVVKTVTHEEVTSEELGGASAHGKKSGVAHFTEENDALCLQELRQLLTYVPQNCEEKPPREESKAPDSTKADKLDDIVPDNPNKPYDIKEVIGGIVDKDSFMEVHEHYATNIVVGFARIDGRSVGIVANQPLSLAGVLDIDASLKGARFVRFCDAFNIPLVTFEDVPGFLPGTDQEWGGIIKHGAKLLYAFCEATVPKMTVITRKAYGGAYDVMNSKHIRADYNVAWPTAEIAVMGPKGAVEIIFRKEIANADDPEAKEQELIDYYKEEFAHPYKAAERGFIDNVILPSETREKLIHALEISENKVENVPEKKHDNLPL, translated from the coding sequence ATGGCTTCAGAAAAACCGGATAACAAAGTAGAATGGCTTAAACAAAAACGGAAAGACGCTAAAAAAGGAGGTGGCGAAGAACGTATCCAAAAACAGCATGACAAGGGTAAGCTTACAGCTCGTGAGCGTATCGATTTGCTGCTGGATGACGGATCGTTTGAAGAAGTTGATCCCTTTGTAACCCATCGGAGTGAAAAATTTGGTCTTGATGAGAAAAAAATTGCCGGGGATGGAGTGGTTACCGGTTTTGGAAAAGTTCACGGTCGACCTATTTATGTGTTTAGCCAAGACTTTACCGTTATCGGCGGCTCGCTGTCGGAGACCCACGCCGAGAAAATTTGTAAAATTATGGATATGGCCATGAAGAACGGTGTACCCGTTATTGGTCTCAATGATTCCGGCGGTGCACGTATTCAGGAAGGGGTTTCATCACTTGGGGGCTATGCCGAAGTCTTTTATCGTAACAGCATGGCATCGGGCGTGGTGCCTCAATTTTCGGCTGTAATGGGACCTTGTGCCGGTGGAGCAGTTTACAGTCCGGCGCTCACGGATTTTGTGTTTATGGTCAAAAATACCAGCTATATGTTTGTAACGGGACCCAATGTGGTTAAAACGGTGACCCATGAAGAAGTCACCTCCGAAGAGTTGGGTGGGGCCAGTGCTCATGGTAAAAAGTCGGGTGTGGCGCACTTTACCGAAGAAAATGATGCTCTTTGCCTGCAAGAGCTGCGGCAGCTGTTAACCTATGTACCACAAAACTGTGAAGAAAAGCCGCCGCGTGAAGAATCTAAAGCACCGGATTCCACAAAAGCTGACAAGCTTGACGATATTGTGCCCGACAATCCCAATAAACCGTACGATATTAAAGAGGTGATTGGCGGTATTGTAGATAAGGATTCGTTTATGGAAGTCCACGAACACTATGCCACCAATATTGTAGTAGGCTTTGCCCGTATTGACGGACGAAGTGTAGGCATTGTTGCCAATCAGCCGCTGTCGCTGGCCGGTGTGCTCGATATTGATGCTTCTCTTAAAGGAGCACGTTTTGTTCGATTTTGTGATGCGTTTAATATTCCGCTGGTAACCTTTGAAGATGTTCCCGGCTTTTTGCCCGGTACCGACCAAGAGTGGGGAGGCATCATCAAACACGGAGCCAAGCTCCTGTATGCATTTTGCGAAGCTACCGTTCCCAAGATGACGGTCATTACACGTAAGGCATACGGCGGCGCTTATGATGTGATGAACTCCAAACATATCCGCGCTGATTACAATGTGGCGTGGCCTACGGCAGAAATTGCGGTGATGGGACCCAAAGGTGCGGTTGAAATTATCTTTCGCAAAGAAATCGCCAATGCTGATGATCCTGAAGCGAAGGAGCAGGAGCTGATCGATTACTATAAAGAAGAATTTGCACATCCTTACAAAGCAGCCGAACGCGGCTTTATTGATAACGTAATATTACCCAGTGAGACGCGTGAAAAGCTGATCCATGCGCTCGAAATATCAGAGAACAAGGTAGAAAACGTTCCTGAGAAAAAACATGATAACCTTCCGCTATAG
- a CDS encoding ABC transporter ATP-binding protein produces the protein MITLTVSKLYKSFGSNTVFEDLTFTNETKSLGIAGPNGSGKSTLLKCLGQLLRPSSGTVTWDINGEQLSNNNLTNILGYGAPYINLYDVLNCRENLQFLSNIRHRSSDSNQIDDWINRVSLNEVAEQPFGNLSTGQQQRLRLAAALFHEPKILMLDEPGSNLDAAGRSLVADIAESFQTPDKMLILASNNPDELQLCEQIFSVEEESLV, from the coding sequence ATGATTACGCTTACTGTTTCAAAACTTTACAAATCGTTTGGTTCCAACACGGTTTTTGAGGATCTCACTTTTACGAACGAAACCAAATCGCTGGGTATTGCCGGACCAAACGGATCAGGCAAGTCAACCCTTCTAAAATGCCTGGGACAACTGCTAAGACCGTCATCCGGTACTGTTACATGGGATATCAATGGAGAACAGCTGTCCAACAATAACCTGACTAACATTCTGGGATATGGTGCTCCATACATTAATTTATATGACGTACTAAACTGCCGTGAAAACCTGCAGTTCTTGTCAAACATTCGGCATCGGTCATCCGATAGTAACCAAATTGACGATTGGATCAACCGTGTCTCACTGAATGAAGTAGCGGAGCAACCGTTTGGAAATCTCTCTACCGGTCAACAGCAGAGACTTCGGCTAGCTGCTGCACTTTTTCACGAGCCAAAAATTCTAATGCTTGATGAACCCGGTTCGAACCTTGATGCAGCGGGACGATCGCTGGTCGCTGATATTGCCGAGTCATTCCAGACTCCGGATAAAATGCTTATCCTAGCTTCCAACAACCCGGATGAACTGCAGCTCTGTGAGCAGATCTTTTCTGTTGAGGAAGAATCTTTGGTTTGA
- a CDS encoding MBL fold metallo-hydrolase, with translation MDRRKFLYNSSLLAAGAVLPFKNMWAAAPGKFNTLRRNVGYFTERGGTIGWLASDEGMAVIDSQYAKTAKHCLNGLKDRSNHPLDLLINTHHHGDHTSGNPVFKGTAEKMAAHENVPKLMKQANKESEGEGNTAYPTTTYAESWQMDLGDETIHAKYYGPGHTSGDSVIYFEKANVVHMGDLVFNRMNPYTDRAAGASMINWIKILDTVAEEYPADAMYIFGHAKPEYGVTGKKEDLKVMGNYLSAVIEHVQNGIEQGMSKKEITKQKVLDGFEDFRYADFWTLPDNLNVAFQEVKEMHNG, from the coding sequence ATGGATCGTCGAAAATTTCTGTATAATTCTTCACTGTTGGCAGCAGGAGCGGTTTTGCCATTTAAGAATATGTGGGCAGCTGCTCCGGGTAAGTTTAATACTCTCCGTCGCAACGTAGGGTATTTTACTGAACGCGGTGGCACCATTGGCTGGCTTGCCTCAGATGAGGGTATGGCCGTAATTGATTCTCAGTATGCCAAAACGGCGAAGCACTGTTTAAATGGTCTTAAAGACCGATCAAATCATCCACTCGATCTGCTGATTAATACTCACCACCATGGAGATCATACTTCGGGAAATCCGGTATTTAAAGGTACAGCAGAAAAAATGGCTGCCCACGAGAATGTACCTAAGCTGATGAAGCAGGCCAACAAAGAGAGCGAGGGCGAAGGGAATACTGCTTATCCCACAACCACTTATGCAGAGAGTTGGCAGATGGATCTGGGAGATGAGACTATCCATGCTAAATACTATGGGCCTGGACACACCAGCGGCGATTCGGTCATTTATTTCGAAAAAGCGAATGTAGTTCATATGGGAGACTTGGTGTTTAATCGAATGAATCCCTATACCGATCGTGCTGCAGGCGCTTCAATGATAAACTGGATTAAAATTCTTGATACGGTCGCTGAAGAGTATCCTGCTGATGCTATGTATATCTTTGGTCATGCTAAGCCTGAATATGGCGTAACGGGCAAAAAGGAAGATTTGAAAGTCATGGGTAATTATTTGTCAGCTGTTATCGAGCATGTTCAAAACGGTATTGAACAGGGCATGTCCAAAAAGGAAATTACCAAACAGAAGGTGCTCGATGGATTTGAGGATTTCCGTTATGCTGATTTTTGGACATTACCCGATAACCTTAATGTGGCTTTTCAGGAAGTGAAAGAAATGCATAATGGCTAA
- a CDS encoding co-chaperone GroES, with the protein MIQEYLNSVDKFIVVGDRVLIKPRDMETRTKSGLVLPATVKEKEDIHSGYVVKSGPGYPIPSNEIDESWKDTDGTQYIGMQAEEGDLAIFIKDQTHEIEFENEKYLICPHAAILLLIRDDMAL; encoded by the coding sequence ATGATTCAAGAATATCTTAACTCTGTAGATAAATTTATTGTCGTAGGTGATCGCGTACTTATCAAACCACGCGATATGGAAACTCGAACGAAAAGCGGGTTGGTACTGCCGGCAACTGTCAAAGAAAAAGAGGATATCCACAGTGGATATGTCGTTAAATCGGGGCCAGGCTATCCCATTCCCTCCAATGAAATCGATGAGTCGTGGAAAGACACCGACGGCACACAATATATTGGCATGCAGGCCGAAGAAGGTGATCTGGCCATTTTTATTAAGGATCAAACCCACGAAATCGAATTTGAAAATGAGAAATACCTTATCTGTCCCCATGCCGCTATTTTATTATTGATTCGGGATGATATGGCTCTTTAA
- a CDS encoding SDR family oxidoreductase — translation MDLTNKLCVVTGANSGIGKETARAFAQQEAYVVMICRNEQRARTAKKEIINSTGHTGIEIVLADLTVQQDVRQAADQIIQQFDRVDILVNNAGIIPDDRQETVDGIEKTLAINHLAPFLLTNLLLDHLQKAEQGRIVNVSSEVHRVGASIFDLDNIQLKDNYTPMKAYGLSKLCNIMFTHQLAKRTTDTSITANCLHPGVVNTQLAEEANWIMKFFYWIGKPFMKSPQSGAETIIYLSTSDEVRDISGKYFKNQKEASPASIAYDDVISEKLWEQSEELTDLS, via the coding sequence ATGGATCTAACCAACAAGTTATGCGTTGTCACAGGTGCTAACTCGGGTATTGGCAAAGAAACTGCGCGGGCTTTTGCCCAGCAGGAGGCTTATGTAGTGATGATTTGCCGAAATGAACAGCGAGCCCGAACAGCCAAAAAAGAGATTATCAACAGTACCGGCCATACCGGAATCGAAATTGTTTTAGCGGATTTAACCGTACAGCAAGATGTGCGCCAGGCAGCGGACCAGATTATCCAACAGTTTGACAGAGTTGACATACTGGTTAACAATGCCGGCATCATTCCCGACGACCGACAAGAAACTGTTGACGGCATTGAAAAAACGTTGGCTATTAACCATTTGGCTCCATTCCTATTGACAAATTTGCTGCTCGATCATCTGCAAAAAGCCGAGCAGGGTCGTATTGTCAATGTCTCCTCTGAAGTCCACCGGGTGGGCGCAAGTATTTTTGATTTAGATAATATACAACTAAAAGATAACTACACTCCCATGAAGGCCTACGGCCTTTCAAAACTTTGCAATATCATGTTTACGCATCAATTGGCAAAGCGTACGACTGACACTTCTATCACCGCCAACTGCCTACATCCCGGCGTTGTAAATACGCAACTGGCCGAAGAAGCAAACTGGATTATGAAATTCTTCTACTGGATAGGAAAGCCATTTATGAAATCCCCACAATCGGGTGCAGAGACTATCATTTATCTGAGCACTTCAGATGAAGTGCGAGACATCAGTGGCAAATATTTTAAAAACCAAAAAGAAGCATCTCCTGCTTCCATTGCATATGATGATGTCATTTCTGAAAAACTCTGGGAACAAAGCGAGGAGCTTACCGATCTATCCTAG
- a CDS encoding zinc ribbon domain-containing protein: MEQKECPGCAVQIDKDANICPICGYEFPTQPLSVKIVACLMIVLLVWWLVF, from the coding sequence ATGGAGCAAAAAGAATGTCCTGGTTGTGCAGTTCAGATTGACAAAGATGCCAATATTTGCCCTATCTGCGGATATGAATTCCCGACCCAGCCCCTAAGCGTTAAAATTGTAGCCTGCCTTATGATTGTGCTACTTGTTTGGTGGCTAGTATTTTAA
- a CDS encoding nucleoid-associated protein, which translates to MIQKEEIDIEQAIVHLIDKDLGVNDAQLTLSENLLPVDDYLIDLTFKLNKSYRSTYRTYATFKDGRQHSFPTEYSEIRAENTDEQFLDSTQNLVIDLADRLEQKGQSKGGYVVFVRYGYHGNSFLGVFLIRMTDGMVFERNDETESYIIDPREHLDLDKLAMACRVNNNKYDDELDNYLSFINKQTKISQYFTSWLAAGDRESNKTYTEDFLDLISLVDDEELPLKNDETRMTRDEYRKQIFQMASNTPERVVDLKTLGENFHSDEDFFVNKAEEHDLTIGTKFPYVSNIFNKLTSVTVKADGVELDFDRRNYGEGKLIEVVQQSDGENSKYVVVRSERLSEMITEEMDN; encoded by the coding sequence ATGATTCAAAAAGAAGAAATTGATATTGAACAGGCTATTGTTCACCTCATTGATAAAGATTTAGGAGTTAATGACGCTCAGCTAACGCTTTCTGAAAATCTACTACCTGTAGATGACTATTTAATTGATCTGACTTTTAAATTAAATAAAAGCTACCGGTCAACGTACAGGACTTATGCGACTTTTAAGGATGGGCGACAACATTCTTTTCCAACTGAATACAGTGAAATAAGAGCAGAGAATACTGATGAACAGTTTTTAGATTCAACTCAAAATTTAGTTATTGATTTAGCGGATAGACTAGAACAAAAAGGGCAGTCGAAAGGAGGTTATGTTGTATTTGTGCGGTATGGCTATCATGGGAATAGCTTTTTAGGGGTGTTTCTAATTCGTATGACTGATGGAATGGTATTCGAAAGAAATGATGAGACTGAAAGTTATATAATTGACCCTAGGGAACATCTAGATCTTGATAAGCTCGCTATGGCATGTAGGGTGAATAATAATAAATACGATGATGAGCTTGATAACTATTTAAGTTTTATCAACAAGCAAACAAAAATATCACAATATTTTACCTCATGGTTAGCAGCCGGAGATCGAGAATCTAATAAGACATATACTGAAGATTTTTTAGACTTAATATCACTAGTTGATGATGAGGAACTACCCCTTAAGAATGATGAGACAAGAATGACCAGAGATGAATACCGTAAACAAATCTTTCAGATGGCAAGTAATACCCCTGAGAGAGTTGTAGATCTAAAAACTTTAGGTGAAAACTTCCATAGCGATGAAGACTTTTTTGTCAACAAGGCTGAAGAACATGATCTAACTATTGGTACAAAGTTCCCATACGTCTCTAATATTTTTAATAAATTAACATCTGTTACAGTTAAAGCTGATGGCGTTGAATTAGATTTCGACCGAAGAAATTATGGTGAAGGTAAATTGATAGAAGTTGTACAACAATCAGACGGTGAAAATTCAAAATATGTTGTAGTTCGATCAGAAAGGCTTTCTGAAATGATAACTGAAGAAATGGATAACTAA
- a CDS encoding ParB N-terminal domain-containing protein produces MSKTNTAAKLEEDKIDSSVNSVHVTKDYGKFNFNSKNRHVNPAHKDNLVESIEQNNLLEAQPITINADFEIIDGQHRFIAAKELGLPIYYIKVDRLEIDDAITLNINTRNWRYKDYLLYWIAQGKEEYTYFKKFMDQYGFGYAVSLALLGLGQADKGQKLTDIFNAGKFVPKYRDYAEDMGQKVKQLEEYGKFVTTRSFMLAFDKVMQMDEFNFDEFLRKVKQTPGRFQRRADVDHYLRMLEQVYNYNRHGKNVRFY; encoded by the coding sequence ATGTCAAAAACAAACACTGCAGCAAAACTTGAAGAGGACAAAATTGACAGCTCTGTCAACAGTGTTCACGTCACCAAGGACTATGGTAAATTTAATTTTAATTCAAAAAACAGGCATGTAAATCCAGCCCATAAAGATAATCTGGTAGAAAGTATTGAACAAAATAATCTACTAGAGGCACAGCCTATCACGATTAATGCCGACTTCGAGATCATAGACGGCCAGCATAGATTTATCGCTGCCAAGGAATTAGGATTGCCGATCTATTACATCAAGGTGGATAGGCTTGAGATCGATGATGCGATTACGCTGAATATCAATACGCGGAACTGGCGATATAAGGATTACCTGCTTTACTGGATTGCCCAGGGTAAAGAGGAATACACCTACTTTAAGAAGTTTATGGACCAATATGGGTTCGGATATGCGGTATCACTGGCATTGCTGGGACTTGGGCAAGCTGATAAAGGGCAAAAGCTTACTGACATATTTAATGCTGGTAAGTTTGTCCCCAAGTACCGCGACTATGCCGAGGATATGGGACAGAAAGTAAAACAGCTTGAAGAATACGGCAAGTTTGTAACAACACGCTCATTTATGCTCGCTTTTGATAAGGTAATGCAAATGGATGAATTCAATTTTGATGAGTTTCTTCGAAAAGTGAAACAAACTCCGGGACGCTTTCAAAGACGAGCGGATGTAGACCATTATCTACGCATGCTGGAACAAGTGTATAATTACAATCGACACGGCAAAAATGTTCGATTTTATTAA
- a CDS encoding DNA cytosine methyltransferase codes for MEDYPLILEIDLFCGAGGTTTGSVRARIDEYQPVKVIACVNHDEKAIESHKVNHPDTLHFNEDIRSQYVIDELQRLVKYYRSKYPNAYILLWASMECTNYSKAKGGEPKDPDSRSLPNEMFRYLDAINPDYFEFENVEEFMAWGPLDENGRPKSMKRGQEYLRWVQAIKDRGYRYEKRMLDAADYGAYTSRERLFGKFAKGDLPIVWPEATHTAEPRDNMFGKLEPWKPVRDCLDFHIEGKSMFTRKKPLVENTCKRILAGLEKYVPDFEEFLMKYYGNGANVESIDQPAGTLTKKDRFCLIQTAFIDKQYRSKYNHQSINEPAGTIVSNDKHCLVTAWIDKAYTGKTNHQGINEPAGTLLTKDKFSLVQAHFIDRQYSSGSHNHSSVKKPLGAITTVPKSNLVSVKVPWIMQYNYNNVGNTVNEPSPTLLASRHHHYVAQAVYGNNLSRLEPKEADNPTMKKIKAFCRKRGIIDIKTRMLQIPELKRIQGFGDDYYLAGTKTEQKKFIGNSVVPIVVKAMMEALAHELKDEVKQVA; via the coding sequence ATGGAAGACTACCCCTTAATCTTAGAAATAGATTTATTTTGCGGTGCCGGTGGTACCACTACCGGATCCGTCCGCGCCAGAATCGACGAATATCAGCCAGTAAAAGTTATAGCCTGCGTTAATCACGACGAAAAAGCCATAGAGAGCCACAAGGTCAATCACCCCGACACTTTGCATTTTAATGAAGATATCCGTTCGCAATATGTGATTGATGAACTACAACGGCTTGTCAAGTACTATCGCAGCAAGTATCCGAACGCATATATACTGCTGTGGGCGTCAATGGAATGCACCAACTACTCAAAGGCCAAAGGCGGTGAACCTAAAGATCCGGACAGCCGCAGTCTGCCTAACGAAATGTTCCGTTATTTAGATGCCATTAATCCCGACTATTTCGAGTTTGAAAACGTCGAAGAATTTATGGCCTGGGGTCCGCTCGATGAAAACGGCCGCCCAAAATCCATGAAGCGTGGGCAAGAATACCTGCGGTGGGTGCAAGCCATTAAAGACCGTGGGTATCGCTACGAAAAGCGGATGCTAGATGCCGCCGATTATGGAGCCTACACAAGTAGAGAACGCCTGTTTGGTAAATTTGCAAAAGGGGACCTGCCTATCGTTTGGCCCGAAGCTACACACACCGCAGAACCTAGAGATAATATGTTTGGCAAGCTGGAACCGTGGAAGCCCGTCCGCGATTGTCTGGATTTCCATATTGAAGGCAAAAGCATGTTTACCCGGAAGAAACCACTTGTAGAAAATACGTGTAAGCGAATCCTTGCAGGACTTGAAAAGTATGTACCCGATTTTGAAGAATTCTTAATGAAATATTACGGCAATGGGGCAAATGTAGAATCCATTGATCAGCCGGCCGGTACGCTAACCAAGAAAGACAGATTTTGCTTAATACAAACCGCGTTTATTGATAAGCAGTACCGCAGCAAATACAATCATCAAAGCATTAATGAGCCCGCCGGAACGATTGTATCCAACGATAAGCATTGCCTGGTAACCGCGTGGATCGACAAAGCCTACACCGGCAAAACCAACCATCAAGGCATTAACGAGCCTGCCGGCACATTACTTACCAAAGATAAATTTTCGCTGGTACAGGCACATTTTATCGACAGGCAATACAGTAGTGGTAGTCATAACCATTCGAGCGTTAAAAAACCGCTGGGAGCCATAACAACCGTCCCCAAATCTAATTTAGTATCGGTAAAAGTACCATGGATCATGCAATATAATTATAACAATGTGGGCAACACAGTAAATGAACCTAGCCCAACATTGTTGGCTTCACGGCACCATCATTATGTAGCCCAAGCAGTATATGGGAATAATTTGAGCCGGTTAGAACCCAAAGAAGCTGACAACCCCACCATGAAAAAGATTAAAGCCTTTTGCCGAAAGCGCGGCATTATCGATATCAAAACGAGAATGCTGCAAATACCGGAGCTCAAACGCATTCAGGGCTTCGGGGATGATTACTATTTAGCCGGTACCAAAACCGAGCAAAAGAAATTTATCGGCAATTCAGTAGTGCCGATAGTGGTAAAGGCCATGATGGAAGCACTGGCCCACGAATTAAAAGATGAAGTTAAACAGGTAGCGTGA